Proteins encoded within one genomic window of Macrobrachium nipponense isolate FS-2020 chromosome 9, ASM1510439v2, whole genome shotgun sequence:
- the LOC135217941 gene encoding ras-related protein Rab-1A: MSTMNPEYDYLFKLLLIGDSGVGKSCLLLRFADDTYTESYISTIGVDFKIRTIELDGKTIKLQIWDTAGQERFRTITSSYYRGAHGIIVVYDTTDQESFNNVKQWLQEIDRYACENVNKLLVGNKCDLTHKKVVDYQTAKEYADSLGIPFLETSAKNATNVEQAFMTMAAEIKNRMGPPSGAAGAAQGVKISPSAPVEAQSGGGCC, translated from the exons TGATTATTTGTTCAAGCTCCTCCTAATTGGTGACAGTGGTGTTGGAAAGTCTTGTCTACTGTTAAGATTTGCT gatgACACCTACACAGAGTCTTACATCAGTACGATAGGCGTAGATTTT AAAATCCGAACTATTGAATTAGATGGTAAAACTATCAAACTCCAAATCTGGGACACGGCTGGTCAAGAACGATTCCGAACAATTACATCCTCGTACTATCGTGGTGCTCATGGCATCATAGTTGTATATGATACTACAGATCAG gaATCCTTTAACAACGTAAAGCAGTGGCTACAAGAAATAGACAGATATGCCTGCGAAAATGTTAACAAGCTATTAGTAGGAAATAAGTGTGACCTTACTCACAAGAAAGTAGTTGACTATCAGACAGCCAAG GAATATGCTGACTCCTTGGGAATTCCATTCCTTGAAACCTCGGCTAAGAATGCTACCAATGTTGAGCAGGCCTTCATGACGATGGCTGCTGAGATAAAGAACCGAATGGGACCACCGTCGGGTGCTGCGGGAGCTGCGCAGGGAGTTAAGATTAGTCCTAGTGCTCCTGTTGAAGCTCAATCAGGTGGAGGCTGCTGTTGA